In Rhodanobacter denitrificans, a single window of DNA contains:
- a CDS encoding GNAT family N-acetyltransferase, translated as MPVIRTADRSDAGPLSRLAEATFRSTFGAVNSPQDMALHCQVSYSEAIQAGEIANPDMLTLLCDGDEGLVGFAQLRWDGTPDCVAAQSPGEIQRLYVADAWHGKGIAQGLMHACIEALQARNSDVAWLGVWERNPRAIAFYRKCGFVGVGDHVFPLGSDPQRDIVMARSIAGPSSNIAPQRGTSGERP; from the coding sequence TTGCCCGTCATCCGAACCGCCGACCGCAGCGACGCAGGGCCGCTCTCGCGGCTTGCAGAGGCGACCTTCAGAAGTACCTTCGGCGCCGTGAACTCGCCGCAGGACATGGCACTCCACTGCCAGGTCAGCTACAGCGAGGCGATCCAGGCAGGCGAGATTGCCAACCCGGACATGCTTACCTTGCTGTGCGATGGCGACGAAGGGTTGGTCGGGTTTGCCCAACTGCGCTGGGATGGCACCCCGGATTGCGTTGCGGCCCAATCCCCGGGCGAGATCCAGCGGCTCTACGTCGCCGATGCGTGGCATGGCAAAGGCATCGCGCAGGGCCTCATGCACGCCTGCATCGAAGCATTGCAGGCACGCAACTCGGACGTGGCCTGGCTGGGCGTATGGGAACGCAACCCGCGGGCGATCGCGTTCTACCGGAAGTGCGGCTTCGTCGGGGTCGGCGACCACGTCTTTCCTTTGGGCAGCGATCCGCAGCGGGATATCGTCATGGCACGATCCATCGCAGGCCCATCGTCCAACATCGCACCACAACGCGGAACATCGGGAGAACGGCCATGA
- a CDS encoding GFA family protein, producing the protein MNYKGSCHCGRVAFEVEGEIGEALACNCSICQRKGSLLWFVPREKFHLLTPEDAASSYMFNKHAIKHRFCPVCGMHPYGEGTDPKGNAMAAINIRCIEGIELSAIPVRHYDGRAL; encoded by the coding sequence ATGAACTACAAAGGCAGCTGCCACTGCGGCAGGGTGGCGTTCGAGGTGGAAGGCGAGATCGGGGAGGCGCTGGCATGCAACTGCTCGATCTGCCAGCGCAAGGGTTCGCTGCTCTGGTTCGTCCCGCGCGAGAAGTTCCACCTGCTCACGCCCGAGGACGCGGCGAGCAGCTACATGTTCAACAAGCACGCCATCAAGCACCGGTTCTGCCCGGTCTGCGGCATGCATCCGTACGGCGAAGGCACCGATCCGAAGGGCAACGCGATGGCTGCGATCAACATCCGCTGCATCGAGGGCATCGAGCTTTCGGCCATCCCGGTCCGGCACTACGATGGCCGCGCGCTGTGA
- a CDS encoding ACT domain-containing protein → MSHAVSNLAELLHSMHPVLNRGVYAFVALPGGSVPDRLAPIATFREREGLTLIVEEQQAKDAGLALLFRAAWITLSVHSDLQAVGLTAAVATALAEAGISCNVVAAAHHDHLFVPVESASHALATLRALQERAGNA, encoded by the coding sequence ATGAGCCACGCCGTCTCGAACCTCGCCGAACTGCTGCACTCGATGCACCCCGTGCTGAACCGCGGCGTGTATGCGTTCGTCGCGCTGCCCGGCGGCAGCGTGCCGGATCGGCTCGCACCGATCGCCACGTTCCGCGAGCGCGAGGGACTCACCCTGATCGTCGAGGAGCAGCAGGCGAAGGATGCCGGGCTGGCGCTGCTGTTCCGCGCCGCGTGGATCACCCTGAGCGTGCACTCCGACCTGCAGGCCGTCGGCCTGACCGCCGCCGTGGCAACGGCGCTGGCCGAGGCGGGCATCAGCTGCAACGTGGTCGCCGCCGCGCACCACGACCACCTGTTCGTGCCCGTCGAGTCGGCCAGCCACGCGCTCGCCACACTGCGGGCGTTGCAGGAACGTGCCGGCAACGCCTGA